DNA sequence from the Alphaproteobacteria bacterium genome:
GGTCGACGGTGCCAAGTTCGGCATGGCGCCAGGGGCCGCTCATGAGGCCGCCTCGGCGTCCAGGTCGAGGATTCGGTTGCTGGCGGTATCGCGGCCGACGACGATCCAGCGGCGGCAGCCGTGGGCGTGGTACCAGCGTTCGCGATGCGCCCCCTTGGGGTTGTCGCGAAGATAGAGGAAAGCGGTCCACTCGGCGTCCGACATGGACGCGGGGGCCTGGGGGTCGGAAGGCTCTGCCACCGTGGCGTCGCCGCCATACACGAACTCGGTCTCGTCGCGGGGGCCGCAGTGGGGGCAAGGGATGCGCAGCATGGCCGGTTCCTAGTGGGCG
Encoded proteins:
- a CDS encoding sarcosine oxidase subunit delta — encoded protein: MLRIPCPHCGPRDETEFVYGGDATVAEPSDPQAPASMSDAEWTAFLYLRDNPKGAHRERWYHAHGCRRWIVVGRDTASNRILDLDAEAAS